One part of the Xiphophorus hellerii strain 12219 chromosome 17, Xiphophorus_hellerii-4.1, whole genome shotgun sequence genome encodes these proteins:
- the atp5f1c gene encoding ATP synthase F(1) complex subunit gamma, mitochondrial — protein sequence MRSRACLTFIAVRMFARTSALVFSPQCGQVRNMATLKDITIRLKSIKNIQKITKSMKMVAAAKYARAERQLKPARVYGTGALALYEKADIKAPEDKASKHLIVGVTSDRGLCGAIHSGVAKTIKSEIANLTGAGKEVMVINVGDKLRGLLYRTHGKHILLNCKEVGRKPPNFGDASVIAAELLNSGYEFDQGSIIFNRFRSVISYKTDQKPVFSIDTVASSENLGIYDDIDADVLRNYQEFALVNILYLALKESSTSEQSARMTAMDSASKNASEMIDKLTLTFNRTRQAVITKELIEIISGAAAL from the exons ATGCGCAGTCGTGCCTGTCTGACCTTCATAGCGGTAAGGATGTTCGCCAGGACCAGCGCGTTGGTGTTCTCCCCACAATG TGGGCAGGTCAGGAACATGGCTACCCTGAAGGACA tcACCATTCGGTTGAAGTCCATCAAGAACATCCAGAAAATCACCAAGTCCATGAAGATGGTGGCCGCCGCCAAGTACGCTCGTGCTGAGCGGCAGCTGAAGCCGGCCCGGGTATACGGCACCGGCGCCCTCG ctctGTATGAGAAGGCCGACATCAAGGCCCCCGAGGACAAGGCCTCCAAGCACCTGATCGTAGGCGTGACCTCTGACCGCGGCCTCTGTGGCGCCATCCACTCCGGTGTGGCCAAGACCATCAAGAGCGAGATCGCCAACCTGACCGGCGCCGGCAAGGAGGTGATGGTGATCAACGTGGGAGACAAGCTGAGGGGCCTGCTGTACAG AACTCATGGGAAGCACATCCTGCTGAACTGTAAGGAGGTCGGCCGTAAGCCGCCCAACTTCGGCGACGCCTCTGTGATCGCGGCCGAGCTGCTGAACTCTGGGTACGAGTTCGACCAGGGATCCATCATCTTCAACAGATTCAG GTCCGTTATCTCCTACAAGACGGACCAGAAACCCGTGTTCTCCATCGACACGGTGGCTTCCTCAG AAAACTTGGGGATCTATGACGACATCGACGCCGACGTTCTGAGGAACTACCAGGAGTTTGCTCTGGTGAACATTCTCTATCTGGCGCTGAAGGAATCGTCCACCAGCGAGCAGAGCGCCAGGATGACGGCCATGGACAGCGCCAGCAAGAACGCAT CTGAGATGATCGATAAGTTGACATTGACCTTCAACCGGACCCGGCAGGCCGTCATCACCAAGGAGCTCATTGAGATCATCTCTGGAGCTGCAGCCCT ATAA